From a region of the Cenarchaeum symbiont of Oopsacas minuta genome:
- a CDS encoding carboxyl transferase (PCCB, pccB) → MSTDKIDDYSKRVRTTLQGGGQDRIDAQHEKGKLTARERIGILVDEGSFVELDAMATHHYHEFDMQKKIYLGDGVVGGYGMIAGRQVYIYAYDFTILGGTLSQMGAKKITKLMDHALKNGCPIIGIMDSGGARIQEGIMSLDGFADIFYHNQQSSGVIPQITASIGPSAGGSVYSPAMTDFVIMVEKSATMFVTGPDVVKTVLGEEITAEDLGGAAAHGKSGVAHFVAKNEYECMDHIRKLVTFLPQNNTEKPPTLKPSDSPDRTDSNLIDIIPKDPKQPYDMAEIIKSIVDDGNFLEVHKLFAENILVGFARFNGRAVGIVANQPMHLAGALDISSSNKAARFIRFCDAFNVPLVTLVDTPGYMPGSNQESNGIIRHGSKLLFAYCEATVPKITLVIGKAYGGAYIAMGSKNLRTDINYAWPTARCAVLGAEAAIKIINRKELKNSKDPQSLKKQLEDNFSEKFDNPYVAASHGTVDAVIDPAQTRPMITKALEMLANKREKTLPRKHGNINL, encoded by the coding sequence ATGTCTACTGACAAGATCGACGATTATTCGAAGAGGGTAAGAACCACCCTACAAGGTGGTGGACAGGATAGAATCGATGCACAGCATGAAAAAGGCAAACTCACAGCACGGGAGAGAATTGGCATACTAGTAGACGAAGGTTCTTTTGTAGAGCTTGATGCAATGGCAACTCATCATTACCACGAATTTGATATGCAGAAAAAGATCTATCTTGGTGATGGCGTAGTTGGAGGATATGGCATGATTGCTGGAAGACAAGTTTACATTTATGCATACGACTTTACAATTCTTGGTGGAACACTCAGCCAAATGGGTGCAAAAAAAATTACAAAATTAATGGATCATGCATTAAAGAACGGATGCCCCATCATAGGAATAATGGATTCGGGCGGTGCTCGTATACAAGAAGGAATAATGAGCCTTGATGGATTTGCAGATATTTTTTATCACAATCAGCAATCATCTGGTGTGATACCACAGATAACTGCAAGTATTGGTCCATCTGCAGGTGGCTCTGTGTATTCTCCAGCAATGACTGACTTTGTAATAATGGTTGAAAAATCTGCCACAATGTTTGTTACAGGACCTGACGTAGTAAAGACTGTACTAGGAGAAGAGATTACAGCTGAAGATCTTGGAGGTGCAGCAGCACACGGCAAGAGTGGCGTTGCACATTTTGTAGCCAAAAACGAATACGAATGCATGGATCACATACGCAAACTAGTTACATTTTTACCACAAAATAATACAGAAAAACCTCCCACTCTAAAACCATCTGACAGTCCAGATAGAACAGACTCTAACCTTATCGATATCATCCCAAAAGATCCAAAACAACCATACGATATGGCCGAGATTATAAAATCCATCGTGGATGATGGCAATTTTCTAGAAGTCCATAAATTATTTGCCGAGAACATTTTAGTTGGCTTTGCCCGCTTTAACGGTAGAGCAGTTGGCATTGTGGCAAACCAACCGATGCATCTTGCTGGAGCACTAGATATCAGCTCTTCAAACAAGGCTGCTAGATTTATAAGATTTTGTGACGCATTTAATGTACCTCTAGTCACGTTGGTGGACACTCCAGGATATATGCCTGGCTCAAACCAAGAGAGTAACGGCATAATCAGGCATGGTAGCAAACTACTTTTTGCATATTGTGAGGCAACGGTACCAAAAATTACACTTGTAATAGGCAAAGCATATGGAGGCGCATATATTGCAATGGGGAGCAAAAATCTGAGAACCGACATAAATTATGCATGGCCAACTGCTAGATGCGCCGTGTTGGGGGCAGAAGCGGCTATAAAAATTATAAATAGAAAAGAACTAAAAAACTCCAAAGATCCACAATCGCTGAAAAAACAGCTAGAAGATAACTTTTCTGAAAAATTCGACAATCCATATGTTGCAGCCTCTCATGGAACAGTCGATGCTGTAATCGATCCAGCACAGACGCGCCCAATGATAACCAAAGCTCTTGAAATGTTGGCAAACAAAAGGGAAAAAACTCTACCACGTAAACATGGGAACATAAACTTGTGA
- a CDS encoding CRISPR-associated helicase Cas3 family protein → MYYAHTGIPNDKQTWQKLSEHLNNVANDASIYAEKFGYGKIAYVIGILHDIGKYSDSFQRKLDGVSQRVDHSTAGAQLANEKYPPLNFIISHCIAGHHGGLLDTFNSEGGSGLCDRLSKKIDDYSSYRDELSLPDNDLCPNNFAPMLVDPPFSFRIGVLIRMLYSCLIDADWEDASKYNDKITNNKENNIDVSYRLDLHTIKTKLFTYIKKIESDARLNEQRENNIKILDLRAKILQSCKHAAKERQGVFTLTVPTGGGKTLSSLAFALEHALKHNMDRIIYVVPFTSVTEQIAEVFRKAIGDDSILEHHSAFDNSNMSDIGLNKLKIAWDKWNYPIVVTTTVQFFESLFSNKPRKCRKLHNIANSVIILDEAQSIPLEVLRPCVAMLDTLSKYFNTTIVLCTATQPTLNKSDGFEGGFDDVYEIASNPSKMAIDMQRTRIINLGTITDNDLAGRLVGRKEFFDYDKDNMKHVLNNHKQVLCIVNTRKHAKDLYEHIDADHNTYHLSALMCPKHRSTKLKEIKCALKSNKKCIVISTSLIEAGVDVDFGAVYREINGLESIAQAAGRCNREGLHNISNVYIFNSSSLSPSIQLRASACMSIMDKFKNPLSPKAMLEYFKKIYWTNIVGDSDGLDKKNIMKLCFSGCDNMEFGFMSMAHKFKLMNDVTKSIIIRYDEHANFLIEELKKKQKLGDITKRLQPYIVQVYKNDFIRLESAGAISKVAEEKFDDQFWVLDNQIYDFDTFGLKLVDPAYRDVEDNII, encoded by the coding sequence ATGTATTATGCTCACACTGGCATCCCAAATGACAAACAAACATGGCAAAAACTCTCTGAACATTTGAATAATGTTGCAAATGATGCATCGATATATGCAGAAAAATTTGGTTATGGTAAGATAGCATATGTAATTGGAATTTTACATGACATTGGAAAATATTCTGATTCGTTTCAAAGAAAATTAGATGGTGTATCTCAACGCGTAGATCATTCTACAGCAGGAGCACAGCTTGCTAATGAAAAATATCCTCCATTAAATTTTATTATCTCTCATTGCATTGCTGGCCATCATGGAGGTTTGCTTGATACATTTAATTCAGAAGGTGGTTCTGGATTATGTGATAGATTATCTAAAAAGATCGATGATTATAGCAGTTATCGTGATGAGCTATCGTTACCTGATAATGATTTGTGTCCAAATAATTTTGCCCCTATGTTAGTTGATCCACCTTTTTCTTTTAGAATTGGTGTCTTGATTAGAATGTTATATTCATGTCTCATTGACGCAGATTGGGAAGATGCTAGCAAATACAATGATAAGATAACTAACAATAAAGAAAATAATATTGATGTATCATACAGACTTGATTTACATACAATCAAAACCAAGTTATTTACATATATTAAAAAAATTGAATCTGATGCGCGATTAAATGAACAACGTGAAAATAATATAAAGATACTCGATTTACGTGCAAAAATACTACAATCTTGTAAACACGCTGCAAAAGAAAGACAAGGTGTATTTACTTTGACAGTTCCTACAGGTGGAGGAAAAACTTTGTCATCATTAGCATTTGCATTAGAACATGCATTAAAACATAATATGGATAGAATAATATATGTAGTTCCATTTACAAGTGTAACCGAACAGATAGCAGAAGTATTTCGTAAAGCTATTGGAGATGATTCCATACTTGAACATCATAGTGCATTTGATAATAGCAACATGTCGGATATTGGATTAAATAAATTAAAGATTGCTTGGGATAAATGGAATTATCCTATTGTTGTTACAACTACCGTGCAATTTTTTGAGTCGTTGTTTTCAAATAAACCTAGAAAATGTCGTAAATTACACAATATTGCAAATAGCGTAATAATACTAGATGAAGCTCAGAGTATACCACTTGAAGTGCTTCGTCCGTGTGTTGCCATGCTTGACACACTATCAAAATATTTTAACACTACGATAGTTTTGTGTACTGCAACACAACCTACTCTTAACAAATCTGATGGATTTGAAGGTGGATTTGACGATGTATATGAAATAGCATCTAATCCATCTAAAATGGCGATAGATATGCAGAGAACTAGAATAATAAATCTTGGTACAATAACAGATAATGATCTTGCTGGACGACTTGTTGGGCGTAAAGAATTTTTTGATTATGATAAAGATAACATGAAACATGTACTGAATAACCACAAACAAGTTTTATGTATAGTTAATACACGAAAACATGCAAAAGATCTGTACGAACATATTGATGCAGATCATAATACATATCATTTAAGTGCATTAATGTGTCCAAAACACAGATCAACAAAATTGAAAGAGATTAAATGTGCATTAAAATCGAATAAAAAATGTATTGTTATTAGTACTTCTCTGATCGAAGCTGGTGTAGATGTTGATTTTGGTGCAGTATATCGTGAAATTAATGGACTTGAATCAATTGCACAGGCTGCAGGTAGATGTAATAGGGAAGGATTGCACAACATATCGAATGTTTATATTTTTAATTCTAGTTCTTTATCACCATCCATACAATTACGCGCATCTGCGTGCATGAGTATAATGGATAAATTTAAAAATCCTTTATCCCCAAAAGCTATGTTAGAATATTTTAAGAAAATATATTGGACAAATATAGTGGGAGATAGTGACGGTTTAGATAAAAAAAACATTATGAAATTATGTTTCTCAGGATGTGACAATATGGAATTTGGATTCATGTCTATGGCACACAAGTTTAAACTTATGAATGATGTAACAAAATCAATCATAATACGATATGACGAGCATGCAAATTTTTTAATAGAAGAATTAAAAAAGAAACAAAAACTTGGCGATATCACCAAACGGCTTCAACCATATATTGTACAAGTATACAAAAATGATTTTATACGCCTTGAATCTGCAGGTGCTATATCTAAAGTGGCTGAAGAAAAATTTGATGATCAATTTTGGGTATTAGATAATCAAATATATGATTTTGATACATTTGGTCTTAAATTAGTTGACCCGGCATACCGTGATGTAGAGGATAATATAATATGA
- a CDS encoding acetyl-CoA carboxylase biotin carboxyl carrier protein subunit encodes MEYRIKDIEKAFNCTIIGHTSDGGYEIDIDGKKSNLQILSTTSHGMEFVLDGEYHSVKYLVASTSTMDMIVDGVPISLDMHTTLDEIVFKNSGGAGKAVSDILLFSKIPGKIITVTVSVGDTVNVDDTICTLESMKMQISVKAHRAGTIKSLKTEIGASIAKGDLIAEIE; translated from the coding sequence ATGGAATATCGAATTAAAGATATAGAAAAAGCGTTCAACTGTACAATAATTGGTCACACATCTGATGGTGGTTATGAGATAGACATTGATGGTAAAAAATCCAATCTGCAGATATTATCTACAACTTCACATGGAATGGAGTTTGTACTAGATGGAGAATATCATAGCGTAAAATATCTGGTAGCGTCAACTTCAACAATGGACATGATCGTAGATGGTGTTCCAATATCACTAGACATGCATACAACTCTAGATGAAATTGTATTCAAAAACTCTGGCGGTGCAGGTAAGGCAGTATCTGATATATTGTTATTTAGCAAGATACCTGGTAAAATAATTACAGTAACAGTAAGTGTGGGAGATACAGTTAATGTAGACGATACCATATGTACGCTAGAATCAATGAAGATGCAAATTTCAGTAAAGGCACACCGTGCAGGAACTATAAAATCACTAAAGACTGAGATTGGTGCAAGCATTGCAAAAGGCGATCTAATAGCTGAGATAGAATAA
- a CDS encoding CRISPR-associated protein, Csd1 family — translation MKSNVRLKVWGDWACFTRPEMKVERVSYEIMTPSAARGILEAIYWKPQMHWIIDKIYVINDINFINIGRNEVSQKASSNSVIIIENKRQQRASRILKNVVYVIDAHIETNDPSEIITKHVEIFERRARKGQCFQQPYLGCREFPASFELLDKNHSINNTIDMTADLGLMLHDIDHTDKMKPYFFNAKLEKGIMNIPLWKYRKKNSTPIENTGHTVKMSVLNALYDYYKLMENTADMPPPGYAYEGVSFIIEITKNGKLDQIYNISDDKNKSEFMMIPTLKRSRNLKSKFLSDNIAYVFGIPADRVAAEKHRLFVELHKSLLKDAKHTALKAFKLFLDSFEPIDLYNACKKSHIEKKEFIDNTSNIVFKIKDGDDLLHNLSEAKKIWSTYTLDENSIMKNDATCLITGTRGIVARLHPPIKGVAGALPTGSNIISFNNDSFESYGMKQGENSSISPFAAHAYVTAVNHIIRNNKMVMGDVTMLYWSYSTGSFQHKLLEMIGHTPSENNKNTEPNMQQNKELKKLLLQTKRGIFPEKEIRKIMKNNDEISYKTPCYILGFKQNRARLFVSFWLPLTLKKLFEAVKQHNEDLRLEPIPQDWIDRAMPINYLLKLALTSSKSKENIHSTMTASVIRAIFNGSRYPYSLLYMILARIRADHNISWVRTLFIRAYIVRYERFKTANITKHGSDYMMALDESEVNSGYRLGRLFAVLEKIQKDAINPGANITVKYFASASSTPSRTFPTLIRTAHYHMSTLAKNEAKKGIVIWLDKMLNEIISGLDTSMPKTLNIVDQGRFAIGYYHQKHSFYIKKDTSKSINNSQLDDE, via the coding sequence ATGAAATCAAATGTGAGATTAAAGGTATGGGGTGATTGGGCATGCTTTACTCGTCCTGAAATGAAAGTAGAACGTGTAAGCTATGAAATAATGACACCATCAGCTGCAAGAGGAATTTTAGAAGCGATATATTGGAAACCCCAAATGCATTGGATTATTGACAAAATATATGTCATAAATGACATTAATTTTATTAATATTGGAAGAAACGAAGTATCACAAAAAGCAAGTTCTAATTCTGTAATAATTATAGAAAACAAAAGACAACAACGTGCATCTAGAATTCTTAAGAATGTTGTATATGTAATTGATGCCCATATCGAAACAAATGATCCATCTGAAATTATAACTAAACATGTTGAAATATTTGAAAGACGTGCTAGAAAAGGTCAATGTTTTCAACAACCATATCTTGGATGTAGAGAATTTCCTGCCTCGTTTGAATTATTAGATAAAAATCATTCAATAAATAATACTATAGATATGACCGCAGATTTAGGATTAATGCTTCATGATATTGATCATACAGATAAAATGAAACCATATTTTTTTAATGCCAAGCTTGAAAAAGGTATAATGAATATTCCGTTATGGAAATATCGCAAGAAAAATTCTACTCCCATTGAAAATACCGGACATACTGTAAAAATGTCAGTGTTAAACGCGTTGTATGATTATTACAAGTTGATGGAAAATACTGCTGATATGCCGCCACCAGGATATGCTTATGAAGGTGTTTCATTTATAATTGAAATAACAAAGAATGGTAAATTAGATCAAATTTATAATATTAGTGATGACAAAAATAAATCTGAATTTATGATGATCCCAACCTTAAAAAGATCACGTAACCTGAAATCAAAATTCTTATCTGATAACATAGCGTATGTATTTGGAATTCCCGCTGATCGTGTTGCAGCTGAAAAACATCGTTTATTTGTAGAACTCCATAAATCTTTACTCAAAGATGCAAAACATACAGCATTAAAAGCATTCAAATTATTCCTTGATTCATTTGAACCAATTGATTTGTATAATGCATGTAAAAAATCACACATAGAAAAAAAAGAATTTATTGATAATACTAGCAATATTGTTTTTAAAATAAAAGACGGTGATGATCTTTTACATAATTTATCGGAGGCTAAAAAAATATGGTCAACTTATACACTTGATGAAAACAGCATAATGAAAAATGACGCAACATGTTTAATTACAGGAACTCGAGGAATAGTGGCTAGATTACATCCACCAATAAAAGGTGTAGCTGGTGCACTTCCTACTGGTTCTAATATTATTTCATTTAATAATGATTCATTCGAATCATACGGAATGAAACAAGGAGAAAATTCATCAATATCTCCATTTGCAGCACATGCATATGTTACTGCTGTAAATCATATCATACGTAATAATAAAATGGTTATGGGGGATGTTACAATGTTATATTGGTCATATTCAACTGGCTCATTTCAACATAAACTATTAGAAATGATCGGGCATACACCATCAGAAAATAATAAAAATACTGAACCTAACATGCAACAAAACAAAGAACTAAAAAAACTATTATTACAAACAAAAAGAGGCATTTTTCCAGAGAAAGAAATACGTAAAATCATGAAAAATAATGATGAAATATCATACAAGACTCCATGCTATATTTTGGGATTTAAACAAAATCGTGCTAGATTATTTGTTTCATTTTGGTTACCACTGACATTAAAAAAGCTCTTTGAAGCAGTAAAACAACATAATGAAGATCTACGTTTAGAACCTATTCCACAAGACTGGATAGATAGAGCCATGCCAATTAACTACTTGTTGAAACTAGCATTAACTTCAAGTAAAAGTAAGGAAAATATTCATTCTACTATGACAGCTTCTGTTATACGTGCTATTTTTAATGGAAGTCGTTATCCATATTCATTGTTATATATGATACTTGCTAGAATACGTGCAGATCATAACATATCATGGGTTAGAACATTGTTTATACGTGCATACATTGTAAGGTATGAAAGATTTAAAACAGCTAATATAACTAAACATGGTAGTGATTATATGATGGCATTGGATGAATCAGAAGTTAATTCTGGATATAGACTTGGCAGGCTCTTTGCCGTATTAGAAAAAATACAAAAGGATGCAATAAATCCTGGTGCCAACATAACAGTAAAATATTTTGCATCAGCATCATCTACTCCATCACGAACTTTTCCGACACTTATCCGTACTGCCCACTATCACATGTCCACACTTGCAAAAAATGAAGCAAAAAAAGGTATTGTGATATGGCTGGATAAAATGCTAAACGAAATAATTAGTGGACTTGATACTAGCATGCCAAAGACATTAAATATAGTAGATCAAGGGAGATTTGCTATAGGATATTATCATCAAAAACATAGTTTTTACATAAAAAAAGATACATCTAAATCAATAAATAACAGCCAGCTAGACGATGAATAA
- a CDS encoding acetyl-CoA carboxylase codes for MIEKVLIANRGEIALRVIHTCKALGIPTVAVYSDEDKNSLHVKYATEAYWIGEGSPAKSYLNQEKIIEAVTKSGADSIHPGYGFLSENFTFSQLCDKNKIKFIGPPSKSIQLCGDKMRCKAVMSDAGVPTVPGSSDLVKDADEAIQIAKEIGYPILLKSVYGGGGRGIRLVNNDDQLRENYDAATGESMAAFGKSAILVEKYLEKIRHIEYQIARDSHGNSVHIFERECSIQRRNQKLIEMTPSPVVDEEIRQRVGALAVKAANAVEYENLGTAEFLRLDDGTFYFIEINARLQVEHPITELVSGLDLVKLQIDIANGEELPFKQKDLKMNGFAIECRINAEDTFANFAPSTGLVPNVTVPAGPGVRCDTYLYPGCTVSSFYDSLMAKLCTWGQTFDETRLRMIAALSDFYVEGVDTSIPLYKTILKTKEFCNGDLSTDFLKRYDILKRLEMDMSTDRLDKMEAALAAAAMHSEFLKGTTKSRESDSDMWRMGL; via the coding sequence ATGATTGAAAAAGTACTCATTGCAAATCGAGGAGAAATTGCACTCAGAGTAATTCATACGTGCAAAGCTCTTGGAATTCCAACGGTTGCAGTATATTCAGATGAAGATAAAAATTCACTTCATGTAAAATATGCAACAGAAGCTTATTGGATAGGAGAAGGATCTCCTGCAAAGAGCTATCTAAACCAAGAAAAGATAATCGAAGCTGTTACAAAGTCTGGTGCAGATTCAATACACCCTGGATACGGATTTTTATCTGAAAACTTTACATTCTCTCAACTGTGTGATAAAAACAAGATAAAATTCATAGGTCCACCATCAAAATCAATACAACTCTGTGGTGACAAGATGCGTTGCAAGGCAGTAATGTCCGATGCAGGAGTTCCAACTGTACCGGGTAGTTCTGATCTTGTAAAAGATGCAGATGAGGCGATACAAATAGCCAAAGAGATAGGATATCCTATTCTTTTAAAATCTGTATACGGTGGAGGCGGACGAGGAATACGCCTTGTAAACAATGATGATCAGCTACGAGAAAACTATGATGCTGCAACTGGTGAGTCAATGGCAGCATTTGGAAAATCTGCAATCTTGGTAGAAAAATATCTTGAAAAAATACGTCACATCGAGTATCAAATTGCACGTGATTCTCATGGAAATAGCGTGCACATATTCGAACGAGAATGCTCCATACAGCGTCGTAACCAAAAATTAATCGAGATGACTCCATCACCTGTTGTAGATGAGGAGATTCGTCAGAGAGTTGGAGCGCTTGCTGTAAAAGCTGCCAATGCTGTAGAATATGAAAATCTTGGAACTGCAGAATTCCTACGACTAGATGATGGAACATTTTACTTTATCGAGATAAACGCAAGGCTACAAGTAGAACATCCAATCACCGAGCTTGTCTCTGGATTGGATCTTGTAAAACTGCAGATTGATATTGCAAATGGTGAAGAGCTACCATTTAAACAAAAAGATCTAAAGATGAATGGTTTTGCTATAGAATGTAGAATAAATGCCGAAGATACATTTGCAAACTTTGCACCTTCTACGGGTCTTGTACCAAACGTTACTGTGCCAGCAGGTCCTGGAGTGAGGTGTGATACCTATCTGTATCCGGGATGCACTGTATCTTCGTTTTATGATTCGCTCATGGCAAAGCTCTGTACATGGGGGCAGACATTTGATGAGACACGTCTGCGTATGATTGCAGCATTGAGCGATTTTTACGTAGAAGGTGTTGATACTTCAATACCATTGTACAAGACAATTTTAAAAACAAAAGAATTTTGCAACGGTGACCTCTCTACTGACTTTTTAAAACGATATGATATTTTAAAGCGTCTAGAGATGGATATGTCTACCGACAGGTTGGACAAGATGGAGGCAGCTTTGGCAGCTGCGGCAATGCATTCAGAATTTCTTAAAGGCACAACAAAATCTCGCGAGTCTGATTCTGATATGTGGAGAATGGGATTATAA
- a CDS encoding type I-C CRISPR-associated protein Cas7/Csd2, with amino-acid sequence MAVNPIPNRYDLVYLFDVSDGNPNGDPDAGNMPRMDPEDNMGLTSDVSIKRKIRNYVQMAKKESDGYQIYVKEKAVLNKLNEQAREKLLGKEKPDDLKKLPKDEDKAKNLVSYMCSKYYDIRTFGAVMSTGVNCGQVRGPVQFSFARSIDPILPMEITITRMAVTKKEDAEKGQTMGKKHIVTYALYRAHAHISANLADQSGFSEDDLHLLWNALLGMHDHDHSATRGEMGPRGLVIFKHDSAIGNAPARQLLERIKIKKVEGGAPRSYEDYRKNIVIDESNMPDGVKIDIKLDPRT; translated from the coding sequence ATGGCGGTAAACCCTATACCAAATAGATATGATTTAGTATATTTGTTTGATGTATCAGATGGTAATCCAAATGGTGATCCTGATGCAGGAAATATGCCTAGGATGGATCCAGAAGATAATATGGGTCTTACCTCTGATGTTTCAATAAAACGTAAAATCAGAAACTATGTTCAAATGGCAAAAAAAGAAAGCGATGGATATCAAATTTATGTGAAAGAAAAAGCTGTACTAAATAAATTAAACGAACAAGCAAGAGAAAAATTGCTTGGGAAAGAAAAACCAGACGATTTAAAAAAACTTCCTAAAGATGAAGACAAAGCAAAAAACTTGGTGTCCTATATGTGCTCTAAATATTATGATATACGAACATTTGGTGCTGTAATGAGTACTGGAGTAAATTGTGGTCAAGTGCGTGGACCTGTTCAATTTTCATTTGCCCGTAGCATAGATCCAATATTACCAATGGAGATAACAATAACACGTATGGCTGTTACTAAAAAAGAAGATGCCGAAAAAGGGCAGACTATGGGTAAAAAACACATAGTCACTTATGCTCTATATAGAGCTCATGCACATATATCAGCTAATCTCGCAGACCAGTCTGGTTTTTCAGAAGATGATCTACATCTTTTGTGGAATGCCTTACTTGGCATGCATGATCATGATCATTCTGCCACACGGGGTGAGATGGGACCTCGTGGTCTTGTCATATTCAAACATGATAGTGCCATTGGAAATGCTCCTGCTAGACAGTTACTTGAAAGAATAAAAATTAAAAAAGTAGAAGGTGGTGCCCCACGTAGTTATGAAGATTATAGAAAAAATATTGTCATAGATGAATCAAATATGCCTGATGGTGTTAAAATTGACATCAAACTAGATCCTAGAACATGA
- a CDS encoding ATPase involved in DNA replication yields MWSEKYRPVEIAHMVGNEEARASLVDWFSKWKKGIKPVLLTGPPGIGKTTAAALAGRSFGYDIIELNASDMRNKAGINETLKPVLGNLTVRGIPMIFVDEVDGIHGRSNFGGAEALLKILKEPTVPMVLAANSASSTKMKSIAKACKVIEFLPLSPRLLRTYLRNILKIEDVKLGLESEMHTLSTSRGDVRSMLNTAQALAGGFLPNTEKSFGTLDIEFGIESFFKSKTKQDARHVLNAMRMDPYEKISAFYSSIITSGVKPIQMARMMDVLSRADILYGRIMSTQQWRLLRYLDGILLDLFEPNLNIKYKQYNLPWPLLNRIRWESRSFAKINAELGARAHVSKSSIALIFLPYLMACIKNGFLDLQLYEEGSTEALQKEMSKV; encoded by the coding sequence ATGTGGTCTGAAAAATACAGACCAGTAGAGATTGCGCATATGGTGGGAAATGAAGAAGCACGAGCATCACTTGTAGACTGGTTTTCAAAGTGGAAAAAAGGGATAAAACCAGTCCTATTGACAGGTCCACCAGGCATAGGTAAAACGACGGCTGCAGCACTAGCTGGTAGATCATTTGGATATGACATTATAGAGCTAAACGCTAGTGATATGAGAAACAAGGCAGGAATAAATGAGACGCTCAAGCCAGTACTTGGAAACCTGACTGTACGAGGAATTCCAATGATATTCGTAGATGAAGTAGATGGCATACACGGTCGTAGCAACTTTGGTGGGGCAGAAGCGTTACTCAAGATACTAAAAGAGCCAACTGTTCCGATGGTGCTTGCAGCAAACTCTGCATCTAGTACAAAGATGAAGAGCATTGCAAAGGCTTGCAAAGTGATAGAGTTTCTACCACTCTCACCGAGACTTTTGAGAACATATTTGAGAAATATTTTGAAAATAGAAGATGTAAAACTTGGTTTGGAAAGTGAGATGCACACTCTCTCTACATCACGAGGTGATGTGCGTTCGATGCTAAATACCGCACAAGCACTTGCTGGAGGATTTTTACCAAATACGGAAAAATCATTTGGAACACTTGATATAGAATTTGGTATTGAATCTTTTTTCAAATCAAAGACAAAACAAGATGCACGTCATGTACTGAATGCAATGAGAATGGATCCATATGAAAAAATATCTGCATTTTATTCGAGCATCATAACAAGTGGTGTAAAACCTATACAGATGGCACGTATGATGGATGTGCTCTCTCGAGCTGACATATTATACGGTCGCATAATGAGCACACAACAGTGGAGACTATTACGTTATCTAGATGGAATATTGTTGGATTTATTTGAACCAAATCTGAATATAAAATATAAACAATATAATTTGCCATGGCCACTGCTTAACAGGATACGATGGGAGAGTAGGTCATTTGCAAAGATAAACGCTGAACTTGGAGCTAGAGCTCACGTCTCAAAGAGTTCGATAGCTTTAATCTTTTTACCCTATCTTATGGCATGCATAAAAAATGGTTTTCTTGATCTACAGCTGTATGAAGAAGGCTCTACTGAAGCTCTGCAAAAAGAGATGAGCAAAGTATGA